From the genome of Pantoea alfalfae, one region includes:
- a CDS encoding MarR family winged helix-turn-helix transcriptional regulator, with protein sequence MSQHTRTFTHLLHLTAHAWRLAVDRHLKDSGLSMSSWMAIGLIASEPQRMTQTELAQLLGLEDASMVPLVDRLVKQSLLTRVQPPEDRRKRHLVLTEKGNEAFAKVKTEADALRTEMLADIDPQDLAVTERVLQQLLSRMGSM encoded by the coding sequence TTGTCTCAGCACACGCGTACCTTTACCCATTTACTGCATCTGACCGCTCATGCCTGGCGGCTGGCGGTGGATCGTCACCTCAAAGATAGCGGCTTAAGCATGAGCAGCTGGATGGCTATCGGGCTGATTGCCAGCGAACCGCAACGCATGACCCAGACCGAACTGGCTCAGTTGCTGGGACTGGAAGATGCCAGCATGGTGCCGCTGGTGGATCGGCTGGTCAAACAGTCACTGCTGACGCGGGTACAACCGCCGGAAGATCGCCGTAAACGCCACCTGGTGCTGACCGAAAAGGGCAATGAAGCGTTTGCTAAAGTGAAAACCGAAGCTGATGCACTCCGTACTGAAATGCTGGCCGATATTGATCCGCAGGATCTGGCCGTCACCGAACGTGTACTGCAACAACTGCTGAGCCGTATGGGAAGTATGTAG
- a CDS encoding AraC family transcriptional regulator encodes MQQASANWIDLHRDAVSGIEALRAHFTGHAYDPHWHDSYLIGVTEQGVQQFHSRRKQHQSRPGTVFMLEPEELHDGDAINDSGFTYRMLYLSPQQIARHLAPDQADAPSPRELRFAATLRDDRPLAYAVWHAFDALWHNHPAIIKEAAMDRMFGQLTPHRHWSLPAQPIDKDARLALQARDWLIAHHADNPGVAQMAQHLQTDRFRLSRLFQTHWGLPPHAWLVQWRLSQARRQLAQGQPVADVAAALGFADQSHLGRWFKRACQLSPARYQHACTNLPDLS; translated from the coding sequence ATGCAACAGGCATCAGCAAACTGGATCGATCTGCATCGCGACGCCGTCAGTGGTATCGAGGCTCTGCGCGCCCATTTTACCGGTCACGCCTATGATCCGCACTGGCACGACAGTTATCTGATTGGCGTGACCGAGCAAGGTGTACAGCAGTTTCATTCGCGACGCAAACAGCATCAGAGTCGTCCCGGAACGGTCTTTATGCTGGAGCCGGAGGAGCTGCATGATGGGGATGCCATCAATGACAGCGGTTTCACCTACCGGATGCTCTATCTTTCTCCACAGCAGATTGCCCGCCACCTCGCCCCTGATCAGGCTGATGCCCCCTCACCGCGTGAGCTGCGGTTTGCCGCCACGCTGCGCGATGACCGCCCGCTGGCGTATGCCGTCTGGCACGCATTTGATGCGCTGTGGCACAACCATCCTGCCATCATCAAAGAGGCAGCGATGGACCGGATGTTTGGTCAGCTCACCCCGCACCGGCATTGGTCACTGCCCGCACAGCCCATAGACAAAGATGCCCGGCTGGCGCTGCAGGCGCGTGACTGGCTGATTGCCCATCATGCGGATAATCCCGGGGTAGCGCAGATGGCACAGCATCTTCAGACAGATCGCTTCCGGCTGTCGCGCCTGTTTCAGACGCACTGGGGTTTGCCGCCCCACGCCTGGCTGGTGCAGTGGCGACTGAGCCAGGCACGACGCCAGCTGGCGCAGGGCCAGCCTGTCGCCGATGTAGCCGCTGCGCTGGGTTTCGCCGATCAGAGTCATCTGGGCCGCTGGTTTAAGCGCGCCTGCCAGCTCTCCCCCGCCCGTTATCAGCACGCCTGCACAAATCTTCCAGACCTGAGTTAA
- a CDS encoding DUF2000 domain-containing protein gives MQDKRCVMILNAALPPGKATNAAAVIALTLGQRHPMLVGNALTDAEMRPSPGLITTGIPVLAATDEQLSVLREQCEQAEYDLVLFPEAGQSTTDYQALGDVLRQQPRQHWRLSGLAIVGDKKALRKMTAKLALFS, from the coding sequence ATGCAGGACAAACGATGTGTAATGATACTCAATGCCGCTCTGCCGCCAGGCAAAGCAACCAACGCCGCCGCCGTAATCGCCTTAACCCTGGGACAGCGTCATCCGATGCTGGTTGGCAACGCGCTGACAGACGCAGAGATGCGTCCTTCTCCCGGTTTGATTACTACCGGCATTCCGGTCCTGGCCGCCACCGACGAACAGCTCAGTGTTTTGCGGGAACAGTGCGAACAGGCGGAGTACGATCTGGTGCTGTTTCCCGAAGCGGGTCAGAGCACCACCGATTATCAGGCGCTGGGTGACGTACTACGGCAACAACCGCGTCAGCATTGGCGTCTGTCTGGACTTGCTATCGTTGGCGATAAGAAAGCGCTGCGTAAGATGACGGCAAAACTGGCGCTTTTCAGTTAG
- a CDS encoding biofilm/acid-resistance regulator YmgB/AriR — MQTILPRTNQEIADYFNPAANKPASEMEMLGILVAEILQSGMPVSNKAIISKLIHRLELESDREMLDIYRQLLDLVVHKTPDDFSL, encoded by the coding sequence ATGCAAACTATTCTTCCCCGGACCAATCAGGAAATTGCTGATTACTTTAATCCTGCTGCCAATAAGCCAGCCAGCGAGATGGAAATGCTGGGTATCCTTGTTGCAGAAATTTTGCAGTCAGGCATGCCAGTGAGTAATAAAGCCATTATCTCAAAGCTTATTCACCGGCTGGAACTGGAAAGCGACAGGGAGATGCTGGACATCTACCGGCAGCTGCTTGACCTGGTAGTCCATAAAACCCCGGACGATTTTTCACTGTAA
- a CDS encoding SulP family inorganic anion transporter: MTQTNDVAATDVVAGDVSVGRVLRSPALLTRECLAGVITALALIPEVISFSVIAGVDPKVSLVASVVLCLTLSILGGRPAMVTAAAGSVALVIGPMVHLHGVEYILPAVVMGGVIQILFGVVGLARMMRYIPRSVMLGFVNALGVLIFFAQVPHVWGQSSLVWIFFAVTLAIVLLLPHLLKSIPSPLVAIVVVTAVALLMGYRMPNVGDEGPMSPGLPGFNSLLVPLNLQTLQIIWPTALSIAFVGLMESLLTAKLVDDLTDTPSSKRREAWGLGVANIFAGFYGGIAGCAMIGQTIVNVELGRARSRVSTVAAGLVLLLLVTGLSRIMAQIPMVVLAGIMMVVAVKTVNWHSLQPATLKRMPWSETLIMVLTVAVTVWTGNLALGVLAGVLLAMLLFARRIAHVIHAERQLSDDGRSVRYVVRGPLFFASSNDLFEHFDYAHDPKKVTIDLTHAQIWDASSVAALDGIEYRYQRYGAEVTIEGLDPRSTDFHQRLTGNFG, from the coding sequence ATGACCCAAACCAATGATGTTGCCGCGACCGACGTTGTGGCGGGCGATGTCAGTGTGGGGCGCGTTCTGCGTTCGCCTGCGCTGCTGACCCGCGAATGCCTGGCCGGTGTGATTACCGCGCTGGCGCTGATCCCTGAAGTGATCTCCTTTTCCGTTATTGCTGGCGTTGACCCTAAAGTCAGCCTGGTCGCCTCGGTGGTGCTCTGCCTGACGCTGTCGATACTGGGCGGACGCCCGGCAATGGTCACGGCAGCGGCAGGTTCTGTGGCGCTGGTTATCGGGCCGATGGTCCATCTGCACGGTGTTGAATATATTTTGCCGGCAGTGGTGATGGGCGGTGTCATTCAGATTCTGTTTGGCGTCGTCGGTCTGGCGCGCATGATGCGCTATATCCCCCGCTCGGTCATGCTGGGATTTGTGAATGCGCTCGGCGTGCTGATTTTCTTTGCTCAGGTGCCGCACGTCTGGGGGCAGTCATCACTGGTGTGGATCTTCTTTGCCGTCACCCTGGCTATCGTGCTGCTGTTACCGCACCTGTTAAAGAGTATTCCTTCTCCTCTGGTCGCCATTGTTGTGGTGACTGCGGTCGCACTGTTAATGGGCTATCGCATGCCGAACGTGGGCGACGAAGGGCCAATGAGCCCCGGCCTGCCCGGTTTTAACAGTCTGCTGGTGCCGCTCAACCTGCAGACCCTGCAGATTATCTGGCCCACCGCACTGAGCATCGCCTTTGTCGGACTGATGGAATCACTGCTGACCGCCAAACTGGTCGATGATCTGACCGATACCCCCTCCAGTAAGCGACGTGAAGCCTGGGGCCTTGGGGTAGCAAATATCTTTGCCGGTTTTTATGGCGGCATTGCCGGGTGCGCGATGATAGGGCAGACGATTGTTAACGTTGAGCTGGGCCGGGCGCGTAGCCGTGTCTCCACCGTAGCCGCCGGTCTGGTGCTGCTGTTACTGGTGACCGGACTCAGCCGGATTATGGCGCAAATCCCGATGGTGGTGCTGGCTGGGATCATGATGGTGGTGGCGGTGAAAACCGTTAACTGGCATAGCCTGCAGCCCGCTACCCTAAAACGTATGCCGTGGTCAGAGACGCTGATTATGGTGCTGACGGTGGCAGTGACGGTCTGGACAGGGAATCTGGCGCTGGGCGTGCTGGCTGGGGTGCTCCTCGCGATGCTGCTCTTTGCCCGCCGTATTGCCCACGTTATCCATGCGGAACGCCAGCTGAGCGACGATGGCAGGTCAGTGCGCTATGTGGTGCGTGGTCCACTGTTCTTTGCCAGCAGCAACGATCTGTTTGAGCATTTCGATTATGCACATGACCCGAAAAAGGTGACGATCGATTTAACCCACGCACAAATCTGGGATGCATCCAGCGTTGCGGCACTGGATGGCATTGAGTATCGCTATCAGCGTTATGGTGCAGAGGTGACCATTGAGGGGCTGGATCCACGCAGTACTGATTTCCATCAGCGCCTGACCGGTAATTTCGGCTAA
- a CDS encoding DUF6404 family protein: MNGIMKFVRGWLVFSVLWGVFMWFMSWQQQGKEPGLAILTSLYAGLIYQALITMVGRYRARRQQAE; the protein is encoded by the coding sequence ATGAATGGCATTATGAAGTTCGTCCGCGGCTGGCTGGTGTTCTCTGTACTGTGGGGCGTATTCATGTGGTTTATGTCATGGCAGCAGCAGGGCAAGGAGCCTGGTCTGGCGATTCTGACAAGTCTCTACGCCGGTTTAATCTATCAGGCGTTGATTACGATGGTGGGCCGTTATCGGGCGCGCCGACAACAGGCTGAGTAA
- a CDS encoding substrate-binding domain-containing protein, which produces MSSPSIPVLTVPALPPIIGVVASRLLNPCQQKMLDEVTRQLNARGIITVLLNAETDVALTALIQQATPLALRGLLLLPGNKAISACNLPVLEIDAEPEWQADALRAGEVTAALLLAQGHQRFGFLQSQPGDMAQKQSYCTTLQAAGMTLDAELTAGADDRDGAYQAMMQYLKKTRAAERIQALFCESDLLAFGAIQAVRDFGQGTHLAVAGFGDSEEARSPTWHLTSWSPDIRQLIGRALDRWLGQQAENSGEEGQLQQRHSHSGKVIPGEMSACGCAFRH; this is translated from the coding sequence ATGAGTTCACCTTCTATTCCTGTTTTAACGGTACCGGCTTTACCCCCGATTATCGGCGTTGTCGCCAGCCGGCTGCTCAACCCTTGCCAACAAAAAATGCTGGATGAGGTAACGCGCCAGCTCAATGCGCGCGGGATTATCACCGTGCTGCTGAATGCCGAAACCGACGTGGCACTGACCGCACTCATCCAGCAGGCGACACCCCTTGCGCTGCGGGGGTTGCTGCTGTTGCCCGGAAACAAGGCTATCAGTGCCTGCAATCTGCCGGTGCTGGAGATTGACGCAGAACCTGAATGGCAGGCGGATGCGCTACGGGCGGGCGAAGTAACCGCAGCGTTACTGCTCGCGCAGGGGCATCAGCGGTTTGGCTTTTTGCAGAGTCAGCCCGGTGACATGGCGCAGAAGCAGAGCTACTGCACCACATTACAGGCGGCGGGCATGACGCTGGATGCAGAACTGACTGCTGGCGCTGACGACCGTGACGGCGCTTATCAGGCGATGATGCAGTATCTGAAAAAAACCCGTGCCGCTGAGCGCATTCAGGCACTTTTCTGTGAAAGCGATCTGCTGGCGTTTGGTGCGATACAGGCAGTACGCGATTTTGGTCAGGGTACGCATCTGGCGGTGGCTGGATTCGGCGACAGTGAGGAAGCCCGCAGTCCGACCTGGCATCTGACCAGCTGGTCACCTGACATCAGACAGCTCATTGGCCGGGCGTTAGATCGCTGGCTGGGGCAGCAGGCAGAAAACAGCGGTGAAGAGGGGCAATTACAGCAGCGTCATTCTCATTCTGGCAAAGTCATTCCGGGTGAGATGTCAGCCTGCGGCTGCGCCTTCCGGCACTAG
- the pgsA gene encoding CDP-diacylglycerol--glycerol-3-phosphate 3-phosphatidyltransferase, producing the protein MQLNIPTCLTLFRVVLIPFFVLAFYLPFTWAPLATALIFVFAAITDWFDGFLARRWKQTTRFGAFLDPVADKVMVAIALVLVAEYFHAWWITLPAATMIAREIIISALREWMAEIGKRSSVSVSWIGKVKTTAQMFSLFALLWRPDATVVAVGVVALYIAAVLTFWSMFQYLSAARGDLLEP; encoded by the coding sequence ATGCAATTAAACATCCCGACGTGTCTCACCCTGTTTCGAGTCGTGCTCATCCCGTTCTTTGTGCTGGCTTTCTATCTGCCGTTCACCTGGGCACCGCTGGCTACCGCACTGATTTTCGTTTTTGCTGCCATCACCGACTGGTTTGATGGTTTTCTGGCGCGCCGCTGGAAACAGACGACGCGCTTTGGTGCGTTTCTCGATCCGGTAGCGGATAAAGTGATGGTGGCGATTGCGCTGGTACTGGTGGCGGAATATTTCCACGCCTGGTGGATCACGCTGCCTGCAGCCACCATGATTGCCCGCGAAATCATTATCTCTGCGCTGCGTGAATGGATGGCGGAAATTGGCAAACGCAGCAGCGTGTCGGTTTCCTGGATTGGTAAAGTGAAAACCACCGCACAAATGTTCTCTCTGTTTGCCTTGTTGTGGCGTCCTGATGCCACCGTTGTCGCGGTGGGCGTAGTCGCGTTATACATTGCTGCCGTGCTGACTTTCTGGTCTATGTTCCAGTATTTAAGCGCCGCGCGCGGCGATCTGCTCGAACCGTGA
- the uvrC gene encoding excinuclease ABC subunit UvrC, with product MNDVFDSKAFLSTVTSKPGVYRMYDASGTVIYVGKAKDLKKRLTSYFRTQVGSRKTEALVSNIQHIDVTVTHTETEALLLEHNYIKLYQPRYNVLLRDDKSYPYIFLSSDTHPRLAMHRGAKHAKGEYFGPFPNGYAVRETLGLLQKVFPIRQCENSVYRNRSRPCLQYQIGRCLGPCVAGLVSEEEYAQQTDYVRLFLAGKDDQVLNQLVKRMEEASIGLRFEEAARLRDQIQAVRRITEKQFVSNQGDDLDVMGVAYEAGMACLHVLFIRQGKVLGSRSYFPKVPVDTDLAEVVQTFVGQFYLQGSEARTLPGDILLDFTLPERELLAESLSALAGRRVNIQSKPRGDRARYLKLARTNAATALTTRLSQHSTIHQRLMALAEFLELDRITRMECFDISHTMGEQTIASCVVFDQNGPLRADYRRYNITGITPGDDYAAMNQVLRRRYGKAIEEDKIPDVILIDGGKGQLSQAKQVFAELDVPWDKNRPILLGVAKGSDRKAGLETLFFEAEGEGVSLPPDAPALHVIQHIRDDAHNHAISGHRKKRAKVKNTSALESIEGVGPKRRQQLLKYMGGLQPLMNASVEEIANVPGISHALAEKIYYSLKH from the coding sequence GTGAATGACGTTTTTGATTCCAAAGCCTTTCTGAGTACGGTAACCAGCAAACCCGGTGTTTACCGCATGTATGACGCCTCAGGCACCGTCATCTATGTGGGCAAAGCCAAAGACCTGAAGAAGCGTCTCACCAGCTACTTCCGCACCCAGGTCGGCAGCCGCAAAACCGAAGCGCTGGTCAGCAATATCCAGCACATCGATGTCACCGTTACCCACACCGAAACCGAAGCGCTGCTGCTTGAGCATAACTACATCAAGCTCTATCAGCCGCGCTACAACGTACTGCTGCGCGATGATAAATCGTATCCCTACATTTTTCTTAGCAGTGATACCCATCCGCGGCTGGCGATGCACCGTGGCGCAAAGCATGCCAAAGGCGAATACTTTGGCCCGTTCCCCAACGGCTATGCGGTGCGTGAAACGCTGGGCCTGCTGCAAAAAGTTTTTCCTATTCGCCAGTGTGAAAACAGCGTCTACCGCAATCGCTCCCGGCCCTGTCTGCAATATCAGATTGGTCGCTGTCTTGGTCCCTGTGTCGCGGGTCTGGTCAGTGAAGAGGAGTATGCGCAGCAGACTGATTACGTACGCCTGTTTTTAGCCGGTAAAGACGATCAGGTTCTCAATCAGCTGGTCAAACGCATGGAAGAGGCGAGCATTGGCCTGCGCTTCGAAGAGGCGGCACGACTGCGCGATCAGATTCAGGCCGTGCGCCGCATCACCGAAAAGCAGTTTGTCTCCAATCAGGGGGATGACCTGGATGTGATGGGTGTAGCTTATGAAGCGGGAATGGCCTGTCTTCACGTGCTGTTTATCCGTCAGGGCAAAGTGTTGGGCAGCCGTAGCTACTTCCCGAAAGTGCCGGTGGATACCGATCTTGCCGAGGTGGTTCAGACTTTTGTCGGGCAGTTCTATCTGCAGGGCAGCGAGGCACGGACGCTGCCGGGTGATATTCTGCTGGACTTTACCTTGCCGGAGCGCGAATTGCTGGCGGAGTCGCTCAGTGCACTGGCGGGACGCCGCGTGAATATCCAGAGCAAGCCGCGTGGCGATCGCGCCCGTTATCTTAAGCTGGCGCGCACCAACGCCGCGACGGCATTAACCACGCGTCTGTCGCAGCACTCCACGATTCATCAGCGGTTGATGGCACTGGCAGAGTTTCTTGAGCTCGACCGGATCACGCGCATGGAGTGTTTCGATATCAGCCACACCATGGGTGAGCAGACCATCGCCTCCTGTGTGGTGTTTGACCAGAATGGTCCGCTCCGTGCTGACTATCGTCGCTATAACATTACCGGCATTACGCCGGGCGATGATTACGCTGCCATGAATCAGGTGTTACGACGCCGGTATGGTAAGGCGATTGAAGAAGATAAAATCCCGGATGTGATTCTGATCGATGGCGGTAAAGGCCAGCTCTCTCAGGCAAAGCAGGTTTTCGCGGAGCTGGATGTGCCCTGGGACAAAAACCGGCCCATTTTACTCGGCGTTGCGAAAGGCAGCGACCGTAAAGCCGGACTGGAAACGCTGTTCTTTGAAGCGGAAGGTGAGGGCGTTTCGCTGCCACCGGATGCGCCAGCACTGCATGTGATTCAGCACATTCGTGATGACGCTCACAATCATGCCATTTCTGGTCATCGTAAAAAACGAGCCAAAGTAAAGAACACCAGCGCACTGGAAAGCATTGAAGGGGTAGGGCCTAAACGGCGTCAGCAACTGCTTAAGTACATGGGGGGCCTGCAACCGCTGATGAATGCGTCGGTAGAGGAGATCGCCAATGTACCCGGTATCTCCCACGCGCTGGCAGAAAAAATATACTACTCGTTGAAACACTAG
- the uvrY gene encoding UvrY/SirA/GacA family response regulator transcription factor encodes MISVLLVDDHELVRAGIRRILEDVKGLAVVGEVNCGEDAARWCRANQVDVILMDMNMPGIGGLEATRKIVRYNPDIKIIMLTIHTENPLPAKVMQAGAAGYLSKGAAPQEVINAIRSVNAGQRYIASDIAQQMALSQIEPQKAESPFSCLSERELQIMLMITRGQKVTEISEQLNLSPKTVNSYRYRMFSKLNISGDVELTHLAIRHGLYNAEPLISSE; translated from the coding sequence TTGATCAGTGTGCTTCTTGTTGATGACCATGAACTTGTCCGCGCGGGTATCCGTCGCATCCTGGAGGATGTGAAAGGTCTGGCCGTGGTCGGAGAGGTCAACTGTGGTGAGGATGCCGCCAGATGGTGCCGTGCCAATCAGGTTGATGTGATCCTCATGGACATGAACATGCCGGGGATCGGCGGACTGGAGGCGACGCGCAAAATCGTGCGTTATAATCCCGATATCAAAATTATCATGCTGACCATCCACACGGAAAATCCGCTGCCTGCTAAAGTGATGCAGGCGGGTGCAGCAGGCTACCTCAGTAAAGGTGCTGCGCCACAGGAAGTGATTAATGCGATTCGCTCGGTGAATGCTGGTCAGCGTTACATCGCGTCAGACATTGCTCAGCAGATGGCGCTGAGCCAGATTGAGCCGCAAAAAGCGGAATCGCCCTTTAGCTGTTTGTCGGAAAGGGAATTGCAGATTATGCTGATGATCACCCGAGGACAAAAGGTGACGGAAATTTCCGAGCAGTTAAATCTCAGTCCTAAAACCGTTAACAGCTACCGCTACCGAATGTTCAGTAAGCTGAATATCAGTGGCGACGTAGAGTTAACGCATCTGGCCATTCGACATGGCCTCTATAATGCGGAGCCGTTAATCAGTAGTGAATGA
- a CDS encoding DUF2594 family protein encodes MSDEDFATSQEARKLADEIAGLKMMITLILKGMGQADAGKVIINMERYVQTLGDKPQAEVFSNTIKQIKTAYRQ; translated from the coding sequence ATGAGCGATGAAGATTTTGCAACTTCCCAGGAAGCCCGGAAATTAGCGGATGAAATCGCGGGCCTGAAGATGATGATTACCCTGATTCTCAAAGGTATGGGACAGGCTGATGCCGGAAAAGTGATTATTAACATGGAACGCTATGTGCAGACGCTGGGCGACAAGCCTCAGGCGGAAGTGTTCAGCAATACCATCAAACAGATCAAAACAGCCTACCGTCAGTAA
- a CDS encoding acyl-homoserine-lactone synthase yields the protein MKIVQTQLKDMPSSLLAELGSYRYSVFARGEGWSIPPRLSTPGQEYDRYDRSDVTWLIAWNAREGISGCARLMPWFEPEQSEGIVLPFSHEKVWEMSRFSARLEVDAELPLNILWHAVQLAELNGMEYIISSATPMLETMFEEHGVVYEPLTPGLILSEDNLFAIRIPVVQPTLAEKYRGTRRFSPEEVLPTLGVSVNWQAHS from the coding sequence ATGAAAATAGTGCAAACGCAATTAAAGGATATGCCATCCTCTTTGCTTGCCGAACTCGGCAGCTACCGTTATAGCGTTTTTGCGCGCGGCGAAGGGTGGTCAATACCCCCACGCCTGAGCACGCCAGGGCAGGAATATGATCGCTACGATCGTTCAGATGTCACCTGGCTAATCGCATGGAATGCGCGCGAGGGCATCAGTGGCTGCGCGCGTCTGATGCCCTGGTTCGAACCTGAGCAGAGTGAGGGCATTGTGCTGCCTTTCAGCCATGAGAAAGTGTGGGAGATGTCGCGCTTCTCGGCACGGCTGGAAGTTGACGCTGAACTGCCGCTGAACATTCTCTGGCACGCGGTACAGCTGGCAGAGCTGAACGGCATGGAGTACATCATCAGTTCGGCAACGCCGATGCTGGAGACGATGTTTGAGGAGCACGGCGTGGTGTATGAGCCGCTTACGCCGGGGCTCATTCTGTCAGAAGATAATCTGTTTGCGATCCGTATTCCGGTTGTTCAGCCCACTCTGGCAGAAAAATATCGGGGAACACGTCGTTTCAGCCCGGAAGAGGTACTGCCAACGCTGGGCGTTTCAGTTAACTGGCAGGCGCACAGTTAG
- the sdiA gene encoding transcriptional regulator SdiA: MSTENYFAWRNEVKEKFQALTASSELKTLLQQFTESLGFDYFAFLIQHPVPFTRPRFHLHSTYPKLWVKRYEKQNYYAVDPVLTLCQRPGRGMAWIEEQFADAGNLWQEAREYGLQSGFSCSAMAPNRVIGILSISSQQPISVQLRHAELEVKLHLLAELSLDTLERFNDDAMMVLRKTFSQRELEILKWTAEGKTAVEISLILSISEHTVNFHQKNMQKRFNVSNKTQIACYAAAIGLI, from the coding sequence ATGAGTACTGAAAACTATTTCGCCTGGCGAAATGAGGTGAAAGAAAAATTTCAGGCGTTAACGGCTTCTTCTGAATTGAAGACGTTATTGCAACAGTTTACTGAATCACTAGGCTTCGATTATTTTGCCTTTTTGATTCAGCATCCGGTGCCATTTACCCGGCCGCGTTTTCATTTACATAGCACCTATCCCAAATTATGGGTTAAACGTTATGAGAAGCAGAATTATTACGCTGTCGATCCGGTGCTCACATTGTGTCAGCGACCGGGCAGAGGGATGGCCTGGATAGAGGAACAGTTCGCTGACGCCGGCAATCTTTGGCAGGAGGCGAGAGAGTATGGGCTCCAGAGCGGATTTTCTTGCTCCGCAATGGCACCAAATCGCGTCATTGGTATATTATCTATATCGTCGCAACAGCCCATTTCTGTCCAGCTCCGCCATGCTGAGCTGGAGGTGAAACTACACCTTTTAGCGGAACTAAGCCTGGATACGCTGGAACGCTTTAACGATGATGCAATGATGGTACTAAGAAAAACGTTTAGTCAGCGCGAGTTGGAAATTCTGAAATGGACAGCCGAAGGAAAAACGGCGGTCGAAATTTCACTTATTTTATCCATCTCTGAACATACCGTTAACTTTCACCAGAAAAATATGCAAAAGCGTTTCAATGTTTCCAATAAAACGCAGATTGCCTGCTATGCAGCGGCAATCGGACTGATTTGA
- a CDS encoding extensin-like domain-containing protein: MRTLILFLLLIALGWVSLPWLKQHLPPQFNPFTPLSVTDPPGWMTQIKMKRLAQDPDECLAVMRHAQQAGWVSFSERPAVTGNCPISHPLRIQKFGPVSLSSSFLASCPMAVASTMYALRSREQIARDMHSSLVRITHVGSYACRNIYHRAKGRLSEHATAEAWDVTGFQLADGQRLEVSRHWQQPKEKAAMLHTLWRGGCDVFGNALGPDYNAAHASHFHLGMRGAGYCR; the protein is encoded by the coding sequence ATGCGCACGCTTATCCTGTTTCTGCTGTTAATTGCGCTGGGATGGGTCAGCTTACCCTGGCTTAAGCAGCATCTCCCGCCGCAGTTCAATCCCTTTACACCGCTCTCCGTCACCGATCCTCCAGGCTGGATGACGCAGATAAAGATGAAAAGGCTCGCCCAGGATCCTGACGAATGTCTGGCGGTGATGCGTCATGCCCAACAGGCAGGCTGGGTCAGTTTCAGCGAGCGTCCTGCTGTCACGGGCAACTGTCCGATCAGCCATCCACTGCGAATTCAGAAATTTGGCCCGGTCAGCCTCAGCAGCAGCTTTCTCGCCAGCTGTCCAATGGCCGTCGCCAGCACCATGTATGCCCTCCGCAGCCGGGAACAGATTGCCCGGGATATGCACAGTTCACTGGTACGAATTACCCATGTCGGCAGCTATGCCTGTCGTAATATTTATCATCGCGCAAAGGGGCGGCTCAGTGAGCATGCCACCGCAGAGGCCTGGGATGTGACCGGCTTCCAGCTGGCTGATGGCCAGCGGCTTGAGGTCAGTCGTCACTGGCAACAGCCAAAAGAGAAAGCGGCCATGCTGCACACGCTGTGGCGTGGCGGCTGTGACGTATTCGGCAATGCGCTGGGACCGGACTACAACGCCGCGCACGCCTCACATTTTCATCTGGGTATGCGTGGCGCGGGCTACTGCCGATAA